The DNA segment ATCTGGCACACCGTCTGGATCTGCGCAGCAAGGCCACGTCGGCCAACCGCTGCCTGAGCGTGCTGCGCCGCTATTTCCAGTGGGCGCTGCGCGAAGCGCGCATCCACCAGGATCCGGTGATGCGTCTGCAGCCGGCCAAGCAGCCGCAGCGTGTGCCGCACACCCTGACGGCCGAGCAGGTGGAGCGTCTGCTGCAGGCCCCGGACCTGGGCAACCCGCTGGGCTTGCGCGACCGTGCCATGCTGGAGCTGCTGTATGCCAGCGGCCTGCGGGTGAGCGAGCTGGTGGGTCTGCCGCTGTTCCAGGTCGACCTGCGGGCCGGGGTACTGCGGGTGATGGGCAAGGGCAGCAAGGAACGGCTGGTGCCGTTTGGCCAGGAGGCCCAGCATTGGCTGGAGCAGTACCTGGCGCAGGGGCGCGCCGAGCTGCTGGCCGGTCAGCACAGCGATGCGGTGTTTGTCACCCGGCGCGGCAGCGGCATGACGCGGGTGATGTTCTGGACGCTGGTGAAAAAATATGCGGCCATCGCCGGCATCACGGCGCCGCTGTCGCCGCACACGCTGCGCCATGCCTTTGCCACCCATTTGCTCAACCACGGCGCAGACCTGCGCGTGGTGCAGATGCTGCTGGGACATGCGGACATTTCCACCACCACCATCTACACCCATGTGGCGCGCGAGCGCCTGCGCCAGCTGCATGCCACCCACCACCCGCGGGGGTGAGCGCCAGGACGGTGCCAGCCGGTGCCGCCTGCCGTGGCTTGAAGAATTACTAAACCCGCATAAGCGGTTTTACAGTTTTAAAGAAAATTGCAAGGTTTATG comes from the Comamonas terrigena NBRC 13299 genome and includes:
- the xerD gene encoding site-specific tyrosine recombinase XerD, whose protein sequence is MTEPKTAQADTGNAGGDGLDAASQAAVDAFVEALWLEDGLADNSLQAYRRDLTQYLRWLQQAFPGVSLDASAEEHLQAYLAHRLDLRSKATSANRCLSVLRRYFQWALREARIHQDPVMRLQPAKQPQRVPHTLTAEQVERLLQAPDLGNPLGLRDRAMLELLYASGLRVSELVGLPLFQVDLRAGVLRVMGKGSKERLVPFGQEAQHWLEQYLAQGRAELLAGQHSDAVFVTRRGSGMTRVMFWTLVKKYAAIAGITAPLSPHTLRHAFATHLLNHGADLRVVQMLLGHADISTTTIYTHVARERLRQLHATHHPRG